The Theobroma cacao cultivar B97-61/B2 chromosome 2, Criollo_cocoa_genome_V2, whole genome shotgun sequence genome includes the window GTTTAAAATCTTGAGAAATGCCCCATTTACTCATCAGGCTGAATTAATTTCCGATTGACGTGATATcggaaaggaaaagagaaaaaggaaaatggaggGAATGTGGGAGAATTTCATGAGAAACAATCAGAGCACATTGAAATCCCTTTTTCAGAGGAAGAAGTCATCATCCAACGATGAAGAATCCCCGGAAAGCTCTCCGAGAACCATCCCTCAGCTCTCTCCTCTCGCCAATTCCGTCGTATCTCGCTGTTCCAAGTACTCTCTCCGCCTTTCTTTCACTAAACGTTGTTCGTTTCTGTGGAATACAATAcattttcatttgtttaaaTCACACCTTTTTTACTCCAAGTCAgataaaaaatgttaattaGGGCTTCAAATCCattcaaaatgcttaaaatgtaATACCAGTTTTAACACAATTgttttataataaaagaaaaatcatgcATTTTGTTAACTACATGTTAATATCCAATTATGCGAAAGgattgttaattttatatcCAAACGTGCATTTTATCTACCGTTGCAGGATTCTTAAAATTCCTACTGAAGAATTACAGCATCGTTTCGACATAGAGCTTCCAGAGAGTGTTAAACAGCTTTTCACGTATGCTAGGAACTTTTTAGAGTTTTGCTCATACCAAACACTGCATAAAGTGAGTAGAAATCCAGATTATTTGAGTGACCCAGAGTTCCGTCGATTAACATATGAGATGATGCTTGCATGGGAGGCCCCCTGTGTTGAGTGTGAAGGACGAGTCAAAGTAAGAGGCTCAAGTTTTGCTTCCTATTGATCTTTGTAAGATGCATTAGTGTTGTTTGTCACACGTCTTTTgcttatattttgattaaagcTTTGAGTACGacgttcttttttttttttttttggggggggtgTGTGGTGGGTTGGGATGGGATGAGATTCAATGTTTTCTGAACTTCTCTTCTGTCGCAGGAAACTTCATCCACCAGTGGGGAAGTAGAAGATGATGAAGGCGGGTCACTGTTTTATTCAAGTTCCATGAATATGGCTGTTCAGGTTCGTTTTACTAATTTCATTTGCATAATTAGGTTGTAGACTGGAACTGCCTGGCAGTATATTGTTTGGATTTGCATTCTTCCTGGATTGGTAATTCTTCAGCCTCTTAGTTACCTGGGACGATGATTAAGTGACCACTGGTATTCAAAATTCGTTCTTTACTTTCCAACAGGTTGATGACAAGAAAACTGTTGGACAAGAGGCTTTTGCACGAATAGCTCCTGTCTGTGCTGCTGTTGCAGATATAATAACTGTCCACAATCTTTTTGATGCATTGACAAACTCTTCAGGCCACCGGCTTCACTTTCTTGTATATGACAAATACCTCCGAAGCCTTGACAAGTATGAATGAATTGttgttttctttcaattttgtGAACTTTAATGCTTTCCgttatttaattgttgtgcCAAGTCACTTGAAGTATACAATATGGGGAATGATGGACTTAACACTTACAGATCCTTGTCTTTTAATACTATTACATTGTTTACTATTTATTTGAATCATTTTAAACTTCTAAAGAAATGGATCAGGAAAGCTAAGGTGATCAAGGTTTGAAActttcttgagttgagctgtaataacttttctttataattaattacttaGTCTCAGTGCTAATCTATTCTAAGGAAGAATGTTTAGGTTTGACACTCATGGCATCTATGATCATATTggataaaagaagaaacatgTCTGCCTATATCTTTTCTAGTCTTGTGTTTTTGTTGGTTATTTTGACTTCTTAGTTGAAACTGGTAGGATATCTATTTATCATGGCTCTTTACCTATCCCTAGGGTTATTAAGGCCGCGAAAAATTCATTGGGATCCTCACTTTCTAATCTTCCACTTTCTGAGGTGGAGATAATTTTAGATGTTGAAGGTGCAGTTCCAACTCAACCAGTTCTGCAACATGTTGGAATCTCAGCATGGCCAGGTATGtcaatgttttgaaaattgaccAGAAATTATGAAGTAAACCTTGCAGTGCATATAGATTTTAGATTCAATATGATTTGTAAAATTTGACTAGTTGTTAAGACTGTTAACCAATTTCCCTCTTCTGAGTGGTCCTTGTATGATATCAAGCTGGGCCATATCATATTTGTGTTAATAGAAAATGTTATCTTAATATGAATGTATCAAATGGTACTGATTTTTATCAATTGATGGATTTGCATGTCTAATATTTGGATGCATCAAGTGGTactggtatttgtgttgataACAAGTCATTAATGTTTGTAAACATTCGCATGTATCATTTATTTGAAGTGCAtgtatcataaaaaactaatctATGCAAATCGATCATGctacaaaaataatttttagattGAGAATTTCACTGATTTCATTGATTCATATACTTCATCAAAAGCCTCTACCAACTCGTTTCAATTTGCATTATCTTTGGATTGTTTATGCGTGTTGAATTTCTATTTATGCAGGACGGCTCACTCTAACCAACTTTGCTCTGTACTTTGAGTCTTTGGGAGTTGGTGTATATGACAAAGCTGTGAGATATGATCTGGAAACAGACCTGAAGCAGGTCATAAAACCTGAATTGACTGGGCCACTGGGTGCTCGTCTATTCGATAAAGCTGTTATGTACAAATCAACTGTGTAAGTTATCTGTCAAAACAGTAATTTAGAATTATATAAGTCATATAACTTTTCTGATATTTATTTGGAattttaaaatctatttaCAGAACAGAGCCTGTCTATTTTGAGTTTCCTGAATTTAAAGGCAATTCTCGTCGGGACTATTGGTTGGATATTTCTCTGGAGATCCTGCATGCACACAGGTTTGTGAGAAAAAACA containing:
- the LOC18608426 gene encoding uncharacterized protein LOC18608426, translating into MEGMWENFMRNNQSTLKSLFQRKKSSSNDEESPESSPRTIPQLSPLANSVVSRCSKILKIPTEELQHRFDIELPESVKQLFTYARNFLEFCSYQTLHKVSRNPDYLSDPEFRRLTYEMMLAWEAPCVECEGRVKETSSTSGEVEDDEGGSLFYSSSMNMAVQVDDKKTVGQEAFARIAPVCAAVADIITVHNLFDALTNSSGHRLHFLVYDKYLRSLDKVIKAAKNSLGSSLSNLPLSEVEIILDVEGAVPTQPVLQHVGISAWPGRLTLTNFALYFESLGVGVYDKAVRYDLETDLKQVIKPELTGPLGARLFDKAVMYKSTVTEPVYFEFPEFKGNSRRDYWLDISLEILHAHRFVRKNNFKETQQSEVLARAILGILRYSAVREAFQFFASQYKTLLSFNLAESLPGGDVILETLSSRLALLSADASPRNVKQLPTSSPVSLLALSQLGFILQKDAMLDGEALIVGDFCVGETNPLEIAVKQSISDTGRAEAAQATVDQVKVEGIDTNFAVMKELLFPVIGLATRLELLAAWKDPLKSTIFLMLTCCAIIRGWIRYILASVFVFFAIIMLWRRHFNKGKPLEAFRITPPPNRNAVEQLLTLQEAISQLEALIQTGNVILLKIRALLFAVLPQATDRVALLLVLMAVVLAFVPLRYLVLFVFLEAFTRELPYRRESSDRWMRRLREWWFRIPAAPVQLIRADDKKKK